From a single Sorghum bicolor cultivar BTx623 chromosome 5, Sorghum_bicolor_NCBIv3, whole genome shotgun sequence genomic region:
- the LOC8071721 gene encoding uncharacterized protein LOC8071721 isoform X1, translating to MPSLQAVTMVHGGEEEEKKVGAPPTCTPHALVSLLRARSERSTKAEEKVEWVRSQLVGRDAEFETPFGRRALLYADHTATGRSLHYIEDYILNHVLPFYGNTHTEDSYVGSKTTRMARKAASYIKRCMGAGPEDALLFCGSGATAAAKRLQEAIGVACPPALRLRAAAQQQLLRAEERWVVFVGPYEHHSNLLSWRQSLADVVEVPAAGAGDGDGLVDLAALRRALASPEYANRPMLGCFSACSNVTGVLTDTRAIARLLHQHGAFACFDFAASGPYVDIDMRSGEMDGYDAVFLSPHKFVGGPGTPGILLMNRALYRLAGMPPSTCGGGTVAYVNGFSEEDTVYYDDIEEREDAGTPPIVQKVRASLAFWVKEHVGRDAVALREQVYAEAAMARLLSNPNVEVLGNVAARRLPIFSFLVYPGGGDADDDTSLATATTGTPSRRRRLPLHGRFVAKLLNDLFGIQARGGCACAGPYGHALLGVGEDLSLRIRDAIVRGYHGVKPGWTRVSFAYYLSRDEFRFVLAAIDFVAAHGHRFLPLYSFDWATGNWAFRRRTFKHHVMREELLRDHRGRRTAATTTADSDDGDDDEQYYPKKKTAGADQQQAAACRTTDKFQSYLETATKIALSLPDTYHEIVASVPKGLDPSIILFRV from the exons ATGCCGTCGCTTCAAGCGGTGACGATGGTGcacggcggcgaggaggaggagaagaaggtcggCGCGCCGCCCACGTGCACCCCGCATGCTCTGGTGAGCCTCCTCCGGGCGCGGTCGGAGCGCAGCACCAAGGCCGAGGAGAAGGTGGAGTGGGTGCGGTCGCAGCTCGTCGGCCGCGACGCCGAGTTCGAGACGCCGTTCGGCCGCCGCGCCCTCCTCTACGCCGATCACACCGCGACTGGCCGCAGCCTCCACTACATCGAGGACTACATCCTCAACcacgtcctccccttctatg GGAACACGCACACGGAGGACAGCTACGTGGGGAGCAAGACGACGCGGATGGCGAGGAAAGCGGCGAGCTACATCAAGCGGTGCATGGGCGCGGGCCCCGAGGACGCGCTGCTGTTCTGCGGGTCgggcgcgacggcggcggcgaagcgGCTGCAGGAGGCGATCGGGGTGGCGTGCCCGCCGGCGCTGCGGCTGcgggcggcggcgcagcagcagctgctgcgcgcggaggagcggtgGGTGGTGTTCGTGGGGCCCTACGAGCACCACTCCAACCTGCTGTCGTGGCGCCAGAGCCTGGCCGACGTCGTGGAGGTCccagccgccggcgccggcgacggcgacgggctCGTCGACCTCGCCGCGCTCCGGCGCGCGCTGGCGTCGCCCGAGTACGCCAACCGGCCCATGCTGGGGTGCTTCTCGGCGTGCAGCAACGTCACCGGCGTGCTCACCGATACCCGCGCCATCGCACGACTCCTGCACCAGCACGGCGCCTTCGCCTGCTTCGACTTCGCCGCCAG tgggCCCTACGTGGACATCGACATGCGATCGGGGGAGATGGACGGCTACGACGCGGTGTTCCTGAGCCCGCACAAGTTCGTCGGCGGGCCGGGCACGCCGGGGATCCTGCTCATGAACCGGGCGCTCTACCGCCTCGCCGGCATGCCGCCGTCCACCTGCGGCGGCGGCACCGTCGCCTACGTCAACGGCTTCAGCGAGGAG GACACGGTGTACTACGACGACATCGAGGAGCGGGAGGACGCCGGCACGCCGCCGATCGTGCAGAAGGTGCGCGCGTCGCTGGCGTTCTGGGTCAAGGAGCACGTCGGCCGCGACGCCGTCGCGCTGCGGGAGCAGGTCTACGCCGAGGCGGCCATGGCGCGGCTGCTCAGCAACCCCAACGTCGaggtgctcggcaacgtcgCCGCGCGCCGCCTCCCCATCTTCTCCTTCCTCGTCTACCCGGGCGGAGGCGACGCCGACGACGACACCTCTTTGGCGACGGCGACGACAGGGACCCcttcgcgccggcggcggctgccCCTGCACGGCCGGTTCGTCGCCAAGCTCCTCAACGACCTGTTCGGGATCCAGGCCAGGGGCGGGTGCGCGTGCGCGGGGCCCTACGGCCACGCGCTCCTCGGCGTCGGCGAGGACCTCTCGCTCCGCATCCGCGACGCCATCGTCAGGGGGTACCACGGCGTGAAGCCCGGGTGGACGCGGGTCAGCTTCGCCTACTACCTCTCCCGCGACGAGTTCCGCTTCGTGCTCGCCGCCATCGACTTCGTCGCCGCGCACGGCCACCGCTTCCTCCCGCTCTACAGCTTCGACTGGGCCACGGGGAACTGGGCGTTCCGCCGACGGACGTTCAAGCACCACGTCATGAGGGAGGAGCTGCTGCGCGACCACCGTGGCCGCCgcaccgccgccaccaccaccgctgattccgacgacggcgacgacgacgagcagTACTACCCGAAGAAGAAGACCGCCGGCGCGGATCAGCAGCAGGCTGCTGCCTGCAGGACCACCGACAAGTTTCAGAGCTACCTGGAGACTGCCACCAAGATCGCACTCTCGCTGCCGGACACGTACCATGAAATCGTTGCGAGCGTGCCCAAGGGATTGGACCCCAGCATTATACTCTTTCGAGTGTGA
- the LOC8071721 gene encoding uncharacterized protein LOC8071721 isoform X2 produces MHAGNTHTEDSYVGSKTTRMARKAASYIKRCMGAGPEDALLFCGSGATAAAKRLQEAIGVACPPALRLRAAAQQQLLRAEERWVVFVGPYEHHSNLLSWRQSLADVVEVPAAGAGDGDGLVDLAALRRALASPEYANRPMLGCFSACSNVTGVLTDTRAIARLLHQHGAFACFDFAASGPYVDIDMRSGEMDGYDAVFLSPHKFVGGPGTPGILLMNRALYRLAGMPPSTCGGGTVAYVNGFSEEDTVYYDDIEEREDAGTPPIVQKVRASLAFWVKEHVGRDAVALREQVYAEAAMARLLSNPNVEVLGNVAARRLPIFSFLVYPGGGDADDDTSLATATTGTPSRRRRLPLHGRFVAKLLNDLFGIQARGGCACAGPYGHALLGVGEDLSLRIRDAIVRGYHGVKPGWTRVSFAYYLSRDEFRFVLAAIDFVAAHGHRFLPLYSFDWATGNWAFRRRTFKHHVMREELLRDHRGRRTAATTTADSDDGDDDEQYYPKKKTAGADQQQAAACRTTDKFQSYLETATKIALSLPDTYHEIVASVPKGLDPSIILFRV; encoded by the exons ATGCATGCAGGGAACACGCACACGGAGGACAGCTACGTGGGGAGCAAGACGACGCGGATGGCGAGGAAAGCGGCGAGCTACATCAAGCGGTGCATGGGCGCGGGCCCCGAGGACGCGCTGCTGTTCTGCGGGTCgggcgcgacggcggcggcgaagcgGCTGCAGGAGGCGATCGGGGTGGCGTGCCCGCCGGCGCTGCGGCTGcgggcggcggcgcagcagcagctgctgcgcgcggaggagcggtgGGTGGTGTTCGTGGGGCCCTACGAGCACCACTCCAACCTGCTGTCGTGGCGCCAGAGCCTGGCCGACGTCGTGGAGGTCccagccgccggcgccggcgacggcgacgggctCGTCGACCTCGCCGCGCTCCGGCGCGCGCTGGCGTCGCCCGAGTACGCCAACCGGCCCATGCTGGGGTGCTTCTCGGCGTGCAGCAACGTCACCGGCGTGCTCACCGATACCCGCGCCATCGCACGACTCCTGCACCAGCACGGCGCCTTCGCCTGCTTCGACTTCGCCGCCAG tgggCCCTACGTGGACATCGACATGCGATCGGGGGAGATGGACGGCTACGACGCGGTGTTCCTGAGCCCGCACAAGTTCGTCGGCGGGCCGGGCACGCCGGGGATCCTGCTCATGAACCGGGCGCTCTACCGCCTCGCCGGCATGCCGCCGTCCACCTGCGGCGGCGGCACCGTCGCCTACGTCAACGGCTTCAGCGAGGAG GACACGGTGTACTACGACGACATCGAGGAGCGGGAGGACGCCGGCACGCCGCCGATCGTGCAGAAGGTGCGCGCGTCGCTGGCGTTCTGGGTCAAGGAGCACGTCGGCCGCGACGCCGTCGCGCTGCGGGAGCAGGTCTACGCCGAGGCGGCCATGGCGCGGCTGCTCAGCAACCCCAACGTCGaggtgctcggcaacgtcgCCGCGCGCCGCCTCCCCATCTTCTCCTTCCTCGTCTACCCGGGCGGAGGCGACGCCGACGACGACACCTCTTTGGCGACGGCGACGACAGGGACCCcttcgcgccggcggcggctgccCCTGCACGGCCGGTTCGTCGCCAAGCTCCTCAACGACCTGTTCGGGATCCAGGCCAGGGGCGGGTGCGCGTGCGCGGGGCCCTACGGCCACGCGCTCCTCGGCGTCGGCGAGGACCTCTCGCTCCGCATCCGCGACGCCATCGTCAGGGGGTACCACGGCGTGAAGCCCGGGTGGACGCGGGTCAGCTTCGCCTACTACCTCTCCCGCGACGAGTTCCGCTTCGTGCTCGCCGCCATCGACTTCGTCGCCGCGCACGGCCACCGCTTCCTCCCGCTCTACAGCTTCGACTGGGCCACGGGGAACTGGGCGTTCCGCCGACGGACGTTCAAGCACCACGTCATGAGGGAGGAGCTGCTGCGCGACCACCGTGGCCGCCgcaccgccgccaccaccaccgctgattccgacgacggcgacgacgacgagcagTACTACCCGAAGAAGAAGACCGCCGGCGCGGATCAGCAGCAGGCTGCTGCCTGCAGGACCACCGACAAGTTTCAGAGCTACCTGGAGACTGCCACCAAGATCGCACTCTCGCTGCCGGACACGTACCATGAAATCGTTGCGAGCGTGCCCAAGGGATTGGACCCCAGCATTATACTCTTTCGAGTGTGA